In one Plasmodium reichenowi strain SY57 chromosome 7, whole genome shotgun sequence genomic region, the following are encoded:
- a CDS encoding tRNAHis guanylyltransferase, putative, whose amino-acid sequence MANSKFSYVKLFEEERKILLNCYFIVRIDGCDFKHFVKAHNYNKPNDIKGLNLMNECALDILKKFDDIDLCYGHSDEYSFLFNKSTKLWNRRYDKILTNVVSYFTSCFLYKWKNYFQKEMLYAPSFDARIVVYPNEKEIKDYFSWRQVDCHINTQYNECFWNLIRQANYTNDEAHKFLLTTQTKDKNELLFSRFNINYNNLPEIFRRGTIIIRNKTFQKKNEALGTIYNNDTANNIDDNNNNTFNDNNDNNDNDNNDNDNNNNNNTFNDNNDIENFEKLKKECLPKFIISHENLVSEKFWDKYDYIFKKKKDLEKK is encoded by the coding sequence ATGGCTAACAGCAAATTCAGTTATgtaaaattatttgaaGAAGAAAGGAAGATATTACTAAATTGCTACTTTATTGTAAGGATTGATGGGTGTGATTTTAAACATTTTGTAAAGGcacataattataataagccaaatgatataaaagGATTAAATTTAATGAATGAATGTGCTCttgatattttaaaaaaattcgATGATATAGATTTATGTTATGGTCATTCAGATGAGTAtagttttttatttaataaaagtaCTAAATTATGGAATAGAAGATATGACAAGATATTAACAAATGTCGTATCGTATTTTACATcttgttttttatataaatggaaaaattattttcaaaaagAGATGTTATATGCACCTTCTTTTGATGCTAGAATTGTGGTCTATCCTAATGAAAAGGAGATAAAAGATTATTTTTCTTGGAGACAAGTAGATTGTCATATTAATACACAATATAATGAATGCTTCTGGAATTTAATAAGACAAGCTAATTATACAAATGATGAAGCacataaatttttattaacaaCACAAACTAAAGATAAAAACGAATTACTTTTCTCAcgttttaatataaattataataatttacCAGAAATATTTAGACGGGGAactataataataagaaataaaactttccaaaaaaaaaatgaagcATTAGGaactatatataataatgatacagcaaataatatagatgataataataataacacTTTTAAcgataataatgataataatgataatgataataatgataatgataataataataataataatacttttaatgataataatgatatagaaaattttgagaaattaaaaaaagaatgtctaccaaaatttataatttctcATGAAAATTTAGTTAGTGAAAAATTCTGGGATAAGTATgattacatttttaaaaaaaaaaaagacttggaaaaaaaatga
- a CDS encoding hypothetical protein (conserved Plasmodium protein, unknown function), with the protein MNFPNRIRYDKRLHDFENLYRKKHIIHYYLKKNDVITCLAEIRQGASPFIRDECNRTALDLAIVLFMKKFHECIFTCLITDFIYCKSKKFDGLKTKITYNEYEKIVEKEKNICYSKYILYDDMFSKKKKKKESMEQNTEQKFGNVSPFLLLQRNVNPFLLNQSYKNDGNIYRKYCETNDILFLSEEVITFPISKTIQAQLDDILRKMNALLFFIKILCKNIILKKGSELTLQEEISNLTFPFFYNNTIHTLFKIYPFNSCSNKWDIHNPADARRLIHKILSKKLIGTEIITFIGKIVFCFSELIHIYGPKIFELNSLYSQYFLHMAFTLDNEYLFKVIINKQNIFTTQTDIFHWDELIQSIEPHKEKFKLYYKQLIYARLKKLFMKKLEKVFYKKEMDKNINNHSNNNSNIKCRTNTLHSTYTTLLKGYYEDILNCSNAEDLEIVIQKFLHILKKKKLTTL; encoded by the coding sequence atgaattttCCTAACAGAATAAGATATGATAAGAGATTACATGATTTTGAAAATCTGTATAGgaaaaaacatataattcattattatttaaaaaaaaatgatgtaATTACTTGCTTAGCTGAAATTAGACAAGGAGCGTCACCTTTTATAAGAGACGAGTGTAATAGAACAGCCTTAGATTTAGCTATCGTATTATTTATGAAGAAATTTCATGAATGTATTTTTACATGTTTGATTACtgattttatatattgtaagAGTAAAAAATTTGATGGTTTAAAAACtaaaattacatataatgaatatgaaaaaatagtagaaaaagaaaaaaatatatgttattcaaaatatatattgtatgATGATATgttttcaaaaaaaaaaaaaaaaaaagaatcaATGGAACAAAACACAGAACAAAAATTTGGTAATGTATCTCCTTTCTTATTATTGCAAAGAAATGTTaatccttttttattaaatcaaagttataaaaacgatggtaatatatatagaaaatattgcgaaacaaatgatatattatttttatccGAAGAAGTAATAACCTTTCCTATATCTAAAACGATTCAAGCACAATTAGATGatattttaagaaaaatgaatgctcttttattttttataaaaatattatgtaaaaatattatattaaaaaaaggtTCAGAATTAACACTTCAAGAGGAAATTTCCAATTTAActtttccatttttttataataacactatacatacattatttaaaatatatccTTTCAACAGTTGCTCAAATAAATGGGATATACACAATCCAGCAGATGCTAGAAGATTAATTCATAAAATActttcaaaaaaattaatagGTACAGAAATAATTACTTTTATTGGAAAAATTGTATTTTGCTTTTCAgaattaatacatatatatggaccaaaaatatttgaattaAATTCCTTATATTctcaatattttttacatatgGCTTTTACCCTAGACAATGAATATCTATTTAAagtaataattaataaacaaaatattttcacTACCCAAACAGATATATTTCATTGGGATGAATTAATTCAATCAATAGAACCCcataaagaaaaattcAAATTGTACTACAAGCAATTGATATATGCTAGATTgaagaaattatttatgaaaaaattagaaaaggtattttataaaaaagaaatggataaaaatataaataatcatTCAAATAATAACTCTAACATAAAATGTAGAACAAATACATTACATTCTACATATACAACATTATTAAAGGGTTATTATGAGGACATTTTAAATTGCTCTAATGCAGAAGATTTGGAAATAGTAATACAAAAATTTCTGCATAtcttgaaaaaaaaaaaattaacaacattgtaa